The following proteins come from a genomic window of Bactrocera dorsalis isolate Fly_Bdor chromosome 6, ASM2337382v1, whole genome shotgun sequence:
- the LOC125779780 gene encoding uncharacterized protein LOC125779780 produces MADLMWLDNVSKEQLISFAQSLGVDHVGTTWEIRKRITTLAAKAHGDPEVEEQFLKMEAAYKAGEIASRDEGDQKTTFPADQDRGTASTFAESSRLQPPQINRLLQQNHIVTFAPIIDQVRKWSVKYDGGRDPLAFVERLEELSEVYMVNMDILPRAMPELLCGTALQWYRNNNEHWESWTTFKKDFLRFFLPARYFERLEDNIRQRRQHVREKYKDYVLAMQSLMRHVVYNPEERLERIFRNSHTDYLLYIQRRDFETLAELITLAEEYEGIYEGQRRGVEPPRREMTRHIIGDHEVRNVSRPLPRPPQHHASPATIASNHLRVEPLALEIYASDAVRKVTMLGNAVIPRNCAAGSVAERMC; encoded by the coding sequence ATGGCAGATCTCATGTGGTTAGACAACGTATCCAAGGAGCAACTAATCTCCTTCGCACAGAGTCTGGGAGTTGACCACGTAGGCACCACGTGGGAGATTCGTAAGCGCATAACTACATTGGCAGCCAAGGCGCACGGAGACCCGGAAGTAgaagaacaatttttaaaaatggaagctGCATACAAAGCAGGTGAGATCGCTTCACGAGACGAAGGCGATCAGAAGACAACCTTCCCAGCAGATCAAGACAGAGGGACCGCGAGCACTTTCGCGGAATCATCACGGCTACAGCCGCCACAAATCAACAGGTTACTTCAACAGAACCACATTGTTACATTCGCACCCATCATCGACCAGGTGAGGAAGTGGTCCGTGAAATACGACGGCGGGCGAGACCCATTAGCGTTTGTCGAGAGATTAGAAGAGCTCTCCGAAGTGTACATGGTGAATATGGACATTCTTCCAAGAGCCATGCCCGAATTATTGTGCGGTACCGCTCTCCAATGGTATCGCAACAATAACGAACATTGGGAGAGTTGGACAACCTTCAAAAAGGACTTTCTGCGCTTCTTCCTACCAGCACGTTACTTCGAACGCCTCGAAGATAACATACGGCAGCGAAGACAACACGTTCGAGAAAAATACAAGGACTACGTTCTAGCTATGCAGAGCTTAATGCGACACGTTGTGTATAATCCGGAAGAGCGACTGGAAAGAATTTTTCGGAATAGTCACACCGATTATTTGCTCTACATTCAGCGGCGAGATTTCGAGACGCTGGCCGAACTCATCACACTGGCAGAAGAGTACGAAGGGATATATGAAGGACAACGACGAGGAGTAGAGCCACCTCGACGCGAGATGACGAGACACATCATAGGTGACCACGAGGTGAGAAATGTAAGTAGGCCGTTACCACGTCCACCACAACACCACGCATCGCCAGCAACCATCGCCAGCAACCATCTACGAGTAGAACCTTTAGCCCTGGAAATATATGCTTCAGATGCGGTCAGGAAGGTCACTATGCTAGGAAATGCCGTAATCCCAAGAAATTGTGCTGCAGGGAGTGTGGCCGAGCGGATGTGCTAA